The Anaeromyxobacter sp. Fw109-5 genomic interval GGGCGCGGCTGCCGGGGCCCCACCGCCTCGTAGTAGGAGTTGAACAGGTAGGCGTACGCTTCGTGAAACGGGCGGAACGCCTGCTCCACCCGGGGTAGCACGAACGCCTCGAAGAACCAGCTGGTGTGCGCGAGGTGCCACTTCGCGGGGCTCGCGTCGGGCATCGACTGGACGAGCGCATCCTCCGGAGAGAGCGGAGCGGCGAGCTCCAGCGTGCGGCGGCGGACGCGAGCGAGCCGCTCGGCGAGCGCCGCCGCGCGTTCCGCACCCCCTGCGCCCCCCGAGCTCGATGCCACCTTCCCTCGCTTCCCCGGCGCCGGACGGTCGGTCCGGCTCGTGCCGCATTGAAGCTTTCCACGCAGGGGGGGCCGGGCAACGCGGCGGACCCTTTCGCACGTCCGGGGTGGAGGTCCGGGTCCCGAGCGGGTCGCATCGGCGTCGCCGCGACCCGATTCGCCTGGATCGATGCGATCGCACCGCTTCCGCGCTACCCTCCCGCGCCGTGCCCAGCCCCCGCGAGGAGATCTCCCGCCGCCTCGACGCGCGTCGCGCCGGCGTCACGCGGCTCGACCGCGCGGATGCCCGGGTAGGCTGGGGCAGGCTCGCGCTGTTCGCCGCCGCCGCCGCGGTCGCCTGGCTCGCGTGGGCGGAGCACCGGCTCTCCGGCTGGTGGCTCCTCGCGCCCGTGGGCGCGTTCGTGGCGCTCGCCGTGCTGCACGACCGCGTGCTCTCGGCGCGCGCCCGGGCGCGGCGCGCGGTGGCGTTCCACGAGGCCGCCCTCGCCCGGATGGACGGGCGCTTCGCGGGCGCCGGCAACCCCGGAGAGCGGTTCGCCGACCCCGCCCACCCGTACGCGCTCGACCTGGACCTCTTCGGGCGCGGCTCGCTCTTCGAGCTCGTGTGCGCCGCGCGCACGCGGCCCGGTGAGGAGCGGCTCGCCGCCTGGCTCCTCCACCCCGCCCCCGCCGCCGAGGCCCGCGCGAGGCAGCGCGCGGTCGGCGCCCTCGCGCCGCGCCTCGATCTGCGCGAGGACCTCGCCGTGCTCGGCGAGGACGTGCGCGCCGGCGTGGAGCCCGCCGGGCTGGCCGCCTGGGGCGAGGCCCCGCCGCTCCTGCCGACCGCGGTGCGCCCGGCGGCGCTCGCGCTCGCGGCGGCCGCGATCGGCACGGCGTGGGCGTGGGCGGCGGGGCTCGGCCCGGTGCCGTTCCTCCTCGTCCTCCTCGCGCAATGGGCGTTCGTTCGGGCGCTGCGCGGTCGGATGGGGCGCGTCCTCGGCGGCGTCGAGCGGCCCGCGGCCGAGCTGAGGGTGCTCTCGCTGCTCCTGGAGCGGCTCGAGGCGGAGCCGCTCGAGGACCCTCGGCTCGCCGCGCTCCAGGGGGCGCTGCGGGGCGGCGGCGCGCCGGCGTCGGGGCGCATCGCCGCGCTGGTGCGGATCGTCGCGCGGATGGAGTGGGGACGGAACCAGTTCTTCGCGCCGATCGCGTTCGCGCTCGGGTGGGCGCCGCTCCACGCCGCCGCGGTGGAGCGCTGGCGCGCCGCGGCGGGGCGCGGCATCCGCCGCTGGCTCGAGGCGCTCGCCGAGCTCGAGGCGCTCACCTCACTCGCGGGCTACGCCTACGAGCACCCGGAGGACGTCTGGCCCGAGGTGCTGGACTTCTCGCCGGGGCGGACCCCGATCCTCGACGGCGACGCGCTCAGGCACCCCCTCCTCGCCAGCGCCGTGCCGAACGACGTGCGGCTCGGCGGCGACGGCCCCCGCGTGCTCCTCGTCTCCGGCTCGAACATGTCGGGGAAGAGCACCTACCTGCGCACGGTGGGGGTGAACGTGGTGCTGGCGCTCGCCGGCGCGCCGGTTCGCGCGGCCCGCCTGCGCCTCACCCCCCTCCAGCCGGGCGCGACCCTGCGCATCCAGGACTCGCTGCAGGCGGGCCGCTCCCGCTTCTACGCGGAGATCACCCGCCTCAAGGAGCTCGTCGACCTCGCGAAGGGCGCCCTCCCGCTCCTGTTCCTGCTCGACGAGATCCTGCACGGGACGAACTCGCACGACCGCCGCATCGGCGCCGAGGCGGTGGTGCGCGGGCTCCTCGCGCGGGGCGCCCTCGGGCTCGTCACGACGCACGATC includes:
- a CDS encoding DNA mismatch repair protein MutS, whose protein sequence is MPSPREEISRRLDARRAGVTRLDRADARVGWGRLALFAAAAAVAWLAWAEHRLSGWWLLAPVGAFVALAVLHDRVLSARARARRAVAFHEAALARMDGRFAGAGNPGERFADPAHPYALDLDLFGRGSLFELVCAARTRPGEERLAAWLLHPAPAAEARARQRAVGALAPRLDLREDLAVLGEDVRAGVEPAGLAAWGEAPPLLPTAVRPAALALAAAAIGTAWAWAAGLGPVPFLLVLLAQWAFVRALRGRMGRVLGGVERPAAELRVLSLLLERLEAEPLEDPRLAALQGALRGGGAPASGRIAALVRIVARMEWGRNQFFAPIAFALGWAPLHAAAVERWRAAAGRGIRRWLEALAELEALTSLAGYAYEHPEDVWPEVLDFSPGRTPILDGDALRHPLLASAVPNDVRLGGDGPRVLLVSGSNMSGKSTYLRTVGVNVVLALAGAPVRAARLRLTPLQPGATLRIQDSLQAGRSRFYAEITRLKELVDLAKGALPLLFLLDEILHGTNSHDRRIGAEAVVRGLLARGALGLVTTHDLALTELAGADGALANGHFEDQVRDGEIAFDYRLRPGVVAHSNALALMRAVGLRV